In Alphaproteobacteria bacterium, the genomic stretch CTTGTCCGCGCGCTTGGTGACCGGCGTGTAACGCGGGCCCTTGCTGCGTGCGACCGGCTGCGGCAAATCGGAGCGCAAAATCTTCAGCTTCGCGCGCGTGTCGTTTTCGCAGCGCTTGATCTCCTCGTCCGTAAGCTGGCCCGCCACAACGGGGTTCATGCCGACCATACCGACGGCAACCTCGGCGTCGGCGATCGCCTGCACTTCAAGCGCGTGCAGACCGCAGAAATCAGCAATCTGCTCGAACGAAAGGGTCGTATTGTCCACGAGCCAAACGGCGGTTGCCTTCGGCATCAGGGGCATATGCTGGGCCATAACTCTCTCTCCTTGGTCCAAAAAAAACTAAAAAGCTTGCGCACGCGGCAGCGTTTCCGCAGCCGACGATCCGAAACCTACTTTTCCGGGATCGATTTGATGCACCCATAAGATGCAACGAAGGCGCGCCCTAAAGCGCCGCAACCTCAAGCACAATCTTACCACTATGCTGGCCCGATTCCATAACTTTATGTGCCTCCCCCGCCTCGGAAAGCCTGAATTTCTTATATATCAATGGCTTGAGCAGCCCCGTGGAGACCCACGGCCATATCTGGCGCTCCACCACACCCGCAATACGGGCCTTTTCCTCGGCGCTACGGTGACGCAACGTAGAGCCCGTCAAAACCAGCTGATTGAACATCACGCGCAGCAGATCCACCTGCCCCGTGCGGCCAAGCTGCATGGCGATGCTGACATGCCGACCGTGCGGCGCCAGCACCTGTATGTTGCGCGCAACATAATCGCCGCCCAGGATATCGAACACGACATCAACGCCCCTGTCCTGCGTTTGTTCGCGCACGACCTGCACAAAATCCTCGGTGTTGTAGTTAATCGCGCGATCGGCGCCGCGCTGCTCGCACGTTTTGCATTTCGTATCGCTGCCGGCTGTCGTGAAAACCCGCGCGCCGTGTAACCGCGCCATGCTGATCCCGATCGTACCGATCCCGCTTGCGCCGCCATGAATAAGCACGGAACCATCGGGCTTCAGCCCGCCTGCTTCGAACACATTGGCCCAGACCGTGAAAATCCCTTCGGGCAGCGCCGCAGCCTGGTCATAGCTTACGGTGCTCGCAAGCGGCAGGCATTGCCCGGCTGGCGCAACCGCATATTCGGCGTAACCGCCGCCGTCTAGCAGCGCACAAACCCTGTCGCCTACTTCATAGCGTTTCACGCCCTCGCCAATGGCGGCAACAATGCCCGAAACTTCAAGCCCGAGCACCGGGCTGGCGCCCGGCGGCGGCGGGTATTTGCCCTTACGCTGCAGCAGGTCGGCACGATTCAGCGCCGTACAAGCAACCTTGATCAGCACTTCGCCCGCCGCCGGTTGCGGCACGGCGCGCTCGGCCATCTGCAGGACTTCGGGCCCGCCCTCTTCCGTAATTTCTATATAGTTCATGCGCTCTGGTAACGTCATGGCTACAAGATGCCGTTTTTTGTGTAATATGCAATCACTCTCTGACGACAGGAAAAGCCATGGCCTTCAACCCCGATGAACTCGAACCCCAAAAACCGGTCGCCAAACCCAAAGACCTAACCGTCATGTCGGTTGGCGAACTGAAGGATTATATTACCGAGCTGGAAACCGAAATCGCGCGCACGCGCGACGCAATCGCGAAGAAGGAAAGCCATCGCGGCTCGGTCGAAGGTTTGTTCAGGAGATAACTTGAGGCAGGCCTAGATTTTTACCTGCTGGGCCTGCGGGCGCGCCAGCCAAGCGGGCATCCATGAAGCGCCTTTGCGCAAATCCGGCGCGGGCGGATTACTGCAAATCGCCCATTTGCCGCGCAGCAATTTATACAGCGCATAAAAATACCACCCGCTGTTCGCCATGCAGTAATAGGAAAAGGAAAAATACGGGTCGAAGGAAATCGCACCGCTCACGCCGTATGCCAGCGCGGCAAAGAAAAAGCCGGTCATCATCTTCATGCTGGTTGCCGGATTGCCGGAAGAACCGGCCATATAGCCCGATTTGTCGATCACGGTCCCCTTGCCTGCGCCAAGCAAAAGCCGCGCGAACATCTTGTCCAGCGCCAGCACAAGGCAAAGCACGGGAACGTTGAACAAAAGGATACCGAGGAAAGCCGCCTGCCCGTCTTCAACCGGCAGCGCAAGCGCGGCGGAAACGAACAGCGCGATCAGCATGCCGGTACGTGCAAGCGGGGTCGTCAGCAAACGCACGACGCCGCGCGAACCGTAGGGCGATCCATCGAGGTTTATGTAGGTTCGTCCTGTCATGGCAACGATTTTAAAGATCGCGCCCCCCGGGTCAACCCGAAACAGGTTTATGCTTAATAGGCTCGCGTAATGCCTGCAAAACATACACCCTGAGCGCGCTCGATAGATTGCCGCTACGCCCCGCATCGACCGTCGCGACCAGCCGACTCAGCGATGTACCCCGGCGGCGTGCGATGGTGCGCAGCTCGCGCCAGAACTCTTCCTCCAGCGTTATGCTGGTTTCGTGGCCCGCAATTCGGATGGAGCGTTTTTTAAGCATCGAGATCCGTCTGCATGGGTTGTGCCCTTTGCTTCGCACCGCGCTCCGCCCATTCCCCAAGCACGGTCGCAACCGCATCGGTCAACACACGCAACTCGTCGGGCATGATCGTGAAAGCGGGCGCGAGGTAAACAATGTTATGGAACGGCCTGATCCACACTTCATACGCCGGGAAGCGCGCGCGCATCCAGCGCAGATCGGGCACCGCGTCCAGCTCGACCGCACCGATGGCGCCAAGCGTCCGCACGGCGCGCACACCTTTGATCGCTTTGCATTTTTCAAGCTCGTGCCGCATTTGCGCGCCAATCGCTTCCACCTGCTGCAGCCGCGGTTCCTGTTCGAACAAATCAAGCGAAGCGTTGGCGGCGGCGCAGGCAAGCGGGTTTCCCATATAGGTCGGCCCATGCATGAAGGCATGTTCGGGCGTATCGCTGTAAAAGGCTTCGAACACATGGCGCCGCGCCACTGTCGCCGCCATGGTCACCGCGCCGCCAGTCAGCGCCTTGCCCAGCGCGATGATGTCGGGCACCGCGCCATCGTGGTCGCACGCGAACATCGTGCCGGTGCGGCCGAAGCCCGTAAAAACTTCGTCGAAGATCAGCAGAATGTCGTGCCTGTCGGCCAGCCTGCGCAAATCGCGCAAAACGCCCGGCCCGTACATCAACATGCCGCCCGCGCCCTGCACCAGCGGCTCGACGATCATAGCGGCAATTTCGCTTTTGTGTTCGGCAAGAAAATCGTCGCATGCGCGCAGCGTCGCGGCATCCACGGGCAGATCGAGGAAATATTGTTCGGGCAGATAGCCGGCAAACAGGCTGTGCATGCCTTCCTGCGGGTCGGTCACGCTCATCGCGCCCAGCGTATCGCCGTGATAGGCGTGCCTGAAGGCGACAAGCTTGCGCCGCTTCTGCCCGCGATTGATCCAGTATTGCACCGCCATCTTGAGCGCAATTTCAACCGCCACAGAGCCGGAGTCAGCCAGAAAAACATGATCAAGATCACCTGGCAACAATTTCGCGAGCCGCGCCGCAAGCCGTTCCGCCGGTTCGTGCGTAAAACCTGCGAGCATGACATGGCTGAACCTGTCCGCCTGCTCCTTCAACGCCTCGACAATATGCGGATGGTTATAGCCATGGCACTGCGTCCACCAAGCCGCGATGCCATCGGTCAGCACGCGCCCGTCCGTCAAAAATATCTTGCTGCCCTGCGCGCCCGCGACAGCCAGCGGCGCGGGCATGGTTTTCATCTGGGCATAGGGGAACCACAGATGGCCTTTCATGGGCATCGTCCCGCGATCAATCCAGCGGGCGGGTCATCTCGCCCGGCCGCACGAACTTGTCGAAATCCTCGGCCTTAAGGATACCGAGCGTCACGGCGGCTTCCTTCAATGTCGTGCCTTCGGCATGCGCCTTCTTGGCGATCTTGGCGGCGTTGTCGTAGCCCACATGCGGGTTGAGCGCGGTCACGAGCATCAGCGATTCATGCAAAAGCTTGGCGATGCGCGCCTCGTCGGGCTCGATCCCGCTGATGCAGTTGTCGGTCAGGCTGCGCGCCGCATCGGCCAGCAAGCGCACCGATTGCAGCAAGCAATAAATCATCACCGGCTTGAACACATTCAGCTCGAAATGGCCGTTGGCGCCCGCGACAGAAACCGTCGTGTGGTTGCCCATCACCTGCGCCGCCACCATGGTCATGGCTTCCGCCTGCGTCGGATTGACCTTGCCGGGCATGATGGAGGAGCCGGGTTCGTTTTCCGGCAGCTTCAGTTCACCAAAGCCGCAGCGCGGCCCGGAACCGAGCAAACGCAGATCGTTCGCGATCTTCATGAAGCCGACCGCGATTGTGTTCATAACGCCCGAAGCCTCGACAATCGCATCGTTGGTCGCAAGCGCTTCAAACTTGTTTTGCGCCGTGACAAACGGCTGCTTCGTTACGGCCGCAACCTGCGCCGCAAATTCCTCGGCAAAGCCCTTTTTGGCGTTCAGCCCTGTGCCCACCGCCGTGCCGCCCTGCGCCAGCGGGTAAAGCCGCGGCAAGCATTCGCGCGCGCGCGCAATGGCGTTGCGCACCTGCGTGGCATAGCCGGAAAATTCCTGCCCCAGCGTCAACGGCACCGCATCCTGCAAGTGGGTGCGCCCGATCTTGACGATATCCTTGAACGCCGAAACTTTCTTCTCGAGCGCACCCGCGCAGTGCTCCAGCGCGGGGATCAAGGCATTCGCGATCTCCATCACGGCGGCGATATGCATCGCGGTCGGGAAACTGTCGTTCGAGCTTTGTCCCATATTCACGTGGTCGTTGGGGTGCACGGGCTTCTTGCTACCCTTTTCCCCGCCCAGCAGCTCGATCGCGCGATTGGAAATCACCTCGTTCAAATTCATGTTGGTCTGGGTACCGGAACCTGTTTGCCACACCACAAGCGGAAATTCGTTTTCCATCTTGCCATCGATAATCTCGTCCGCGGCCTTGACCATGGCTTCGCCCAGCTTTTTATCGAGCATGCCAAGCTTCATGTTGGCCAGCGCGGCCGAACGCTTTTGTATGGCGAAGGCGCAAATCAGCGCGGGCGGCATGCGCTCTCCGCCGATCTTGAAATTCTGCAGGCTGCGCTGGGTCTGCGCGCCCCAATAATGCTCGGCGGGCACTTCGATAGGACCGAATGAGTCGGTTTCAATACGGGGGGGCATGTTTTATACTCCACGTAGCGTGTGACACGGCTATCTATTACTATCAAAGCCGCCCGGCAACAACGGCCCCGAAAATGCACGATTTAAAGGTCTTTCGCACCGCCGCCGCCCTGCGCGGCACCATCAAATCGGCGGCGCCGGCGGGCGGGCGGCTGGCGCTTGTGCCCACCATGGGCGCACTGCACGAAGGACACCTTACGCTGGTGCGCCGCGCGCGCGAACTGGCCGATAGTATCGCCGTCTCTATTTTCGTGAACCCGACACAATTCGGCCCGCATGAAGATTTTTCCCGCTACCCGCGCGACGAAGCGGGCGATCTTGAAAAACTGCGCCGCGCGGGCGCAGACTTTGTGTATTGCCCCGATGTGGACGAAATTTATCCCGGCGGACCATCCGCAAGCATCAAGGCAGCGGGCCCTGCGTTGATGGGCATGGAAAACGATTTTCGCCCCGGCCATTTCGATGGCGTCGTAACCGTCGTGCACAGATTATTCGAACAGGTTCAGCCCGCGCTCGCACTGTTCGGCGAAAAGGATTACCAGCAATTGCTGACGATCAGGCGCATGGTGCGCGAACGCGCGTTGCCGATTGAAATCGTCGGCGTTGATATCGTGCGCGAAAGCGATGGGCTCGCGCTCTCTTCGCGCAATATGTATCTCACGCCCGAACAACGCGCCGCTGCGCCCGCGCTGCACGCGGCCATGGTCGTTTGCGCGGCTGAAATGCGCGCAGGAAAACCGCAGGCGAAATCGCTCGATGCGGCGCGCGCGAAAATCGCGGCGGCGGGCTTTGATCTGCAGTATCTGGAAGCGCGCGATGCGGAAACGCTGGCGCGCGCAGACCATATAAGCGCAAAACCGGCTCGCCTGCTGGCGGCGGCCAAGCTCGGGCAAACCCGGCTGATTGATAATATTGAAATCTAGGCCCGGCTTAGCCCGAAACGCAGCCAGCTTCTGCGCGGCTTGGCGCCACAC encodes the following:
- a CDS encoding zinc-binding dehydrogenase, translated to MNYIEITEEGGPEVLQMAERAVPQPAAGEVLIKVACTALNRADLLQRKGKYPPPPGASPVLGLEVSGIVAAIGEGVKRYEVGDRVCALLDGGGYAEYAVAPAGQCLPLASTVSYDQAAALPEGIFTVWANVFEAGGLKPDGSVLIHGGASGIGTIGISMARLHGARVFTTAGSDTKCKTCEQRGADRAINYNTEDFVQVVREQTQDRGVDVVFDILGGDYVARNIQVLAPHGRHVSIAMQLGRTGQVDLLRVMFNQLVLTGSTLRHRSAEEKARIAGVVERQIWPWVSTGLLKPLIYKKFRLSEAGEAHKVMESGQHSGKIVLEVAAL
- a CDS encoding DUF1192 family protein; this translates as MAFNPDELEPQKPVAKPKDLTVMSVGELKDYITELETEIARTRDAIAKKESHRGSVEGLFRR
- a CDS encoding aryl-sulfate sulfotransferase, translating into MLKKRSIRIAGHETSITLEEEFWRELRTIARRRGTSLSRLVATVDAGRSGNLSSALRVYVLQALREPIKHKPVSG
- a CDS encoding adenosylmethionine--8-amino-7-oxononanoate transaminase translates to MPMKGHLWFPYAQMKTMPAPLAVAGAQGSKIFLTDGRVLTDGIAAWWTQCHGYNHPHIVEALKEQADRFSHVMLAGFTHEPAERLAARLAKLLPGDLDHVFLADSGSVAVEIALKMAVQYWINRGQKRRKLVAFRHAYHGDTLGAMSVTDPQEGMHSLFAGYLPEQYFLDLPVDAATLRACDDFLAEHKSEIAAMIVEPLVQGAGGMLMYGPGVLRDLRRLADRHDILLIFDEVFTGFGRTGTMFACDHDGAVPDIIALGKALTGGAVTMAATVARRHVFEAFYSDTPEHAFMHGPTYMGNPLACAAANASLDLFEQEPRLQQVEAIGAQMRHELEKCKAIKGVRAVRTLGAIGAVELDAVPDLRWMRARFPAYEVWIRPFHNIVYLAPAFTIMPDELRVLTDAVATVLGEWAERGAKQRAQPMQTDLDA
- the fumC gene encoding class II fumarate hydratase; protein product: MPPRIETDSFGPIEVPAEHYWGAQTQRSLQNFKIGGERMPPALICAFAIQKRSAALANMKLGMLDKKLGEAMVKAADEIIDGKMENEFPLVVWQTGSGTQTNMNLNEVISNRAIELLGGEKGSKKPVHPNDHVNMGQSSNDSFPTAMHIAAVMEIANALIPALEHCAGALEKKVSAFKDIVKIGRTHLQDAVPLTLGQEFSGYATQVRNAIARARECLPRLYPLAQGGTAVGTGLNAKKGFAEEFAAQVAAVTKQPFVTAQNKFEALATNDAIVEASGVMNTIAVGFMKIANDLRLLGSGPRCGFGELKLPENEPGSSIMPGKVNPTQAEAMTMVAAQVMGNHTTVSVAGANGHFELNVFKPVMIYCLLQSVRLLADAARSLTDNCISGIEPDEARIAKLLHESLMLVTALNPHVGYDNAAKIAKKAHAEGTTLKEAAVTLGILKAEDFDKFVRPGEMTRPLD
- a CDS encoding pantoate--beta-alanine ligase, with protein sequence MHDLKVFRTAAALRGTIKSAAPAGGRLALVPTMGALHEGHLTLVRRARELADSIAVSIFVNPTQFGPHEDFSRYPRDEAGDLEKLRRAGADFVYCPDVDEIYPGGPSASIKAAGPALMGMENDFRPGHFDGVVTVVHRLFEQVQPALALFGEKDYQQLLTIRRMVRERALPIEIVGVDIVRESDGLALSSRNMYLTPEQRAAAPALHAAMVVCAAEMRAGKPQAKSLDAARAKIAAAGFDLQYLEARDAETLARADHISAKPARLLAAAKLGQTRLIDNIEI